GGCCCGCCGCAGGTCGATGGCCTCGCGGGCGGCGTACAGCGCCTGGTGGAGGCGGACGGCGAGAGGGCGTGCGGTGGCCACGGGCACGAAGGCGGTGAGGCGGTGCCCGCCGTCCCCGGGGCCGAGCAGGACGTCCTCCAGCAGGGCGGCGGCGGCCCGGCGGTGCCGGGCGCCGTGGTGGCCGGCCCGCGCGCGGGTGGCGAGCGCGGCGGCGAGCAGGGTCTGCCGTGCGGCGGTGCGCAGCCGCTCCTCGACGGGCCACGGGCCGGCGCCGGCCGGCCCGCCCGGGAACTCCCGCCACCAGCGGATCTCGTCGCTGGGGACGGTGAGGCCGAGCAGGATCTCCCGGGCGGAGGGGCTGTGGCTGCGGGTGAGGGCGGTGAGGGCTTCGCCGAGCAGGTCGTCGCCGTCGGGGAAGGCGCGGCTCTCGGGGACGAGCAGGCTGGTGCGGCCGCCGTCGGGGCCGGGCGGGGTCCAGCGGCCGTAGCGTCCTGGGCTGCCGCCGCGGCGCTGCCAGCCGTGCCGGCGCAGCAGGGCGCCGAGCACGGCGGGGTCGACGCGGGCGGGCTCGGGCGGCCGGTCCCAGCGGGTCTCGGGGTGGGCCGGCCGCGGGGGCTCGCCGGGCGGGCGGTGGGTCATGGTCTGCCTCCGGTGCCGACCCGCGTCATGATCTCGCACAGCGCCCGGTCGTCGAAGACGCGTGCGGTGGGGATCCGCACGGTGGTCCGGTGGCGGCCGGTGACGGGGTGTCCGGCGAGGTTGGTCCAGTAGCAGCAGTGCCTGAGGTCGAGGCGGTCGTGGCCGGCGCGCAGCCAGTCGTCCCGGGGCCGGGGCACGAGCATCACGACGAGGATCTTGTGCACCGAGACGGGGGTGCGGGCGAGCTTCGCCAGGTGGGCGTTGTCGAGCGTGAAGGAGAAGGTGCGGCCCGGCGGGTTCGGCGCGACCTGGTAGGTCGCCTTGAGCTGCACCTTGATGGTGGCCTCGTCGTCGGCGGTGTGGCCGGGCGCGCTGTGGCTGACGTGCCAGTCGATGCCGGTGTCGGGGAAGGGCTGGGAGAGCGAGCAGCCCGCGGCGGCGGCCACGGCGTGCAGGTAGGCCACCTGCAGGGTCTCCATGCAGGCGGTGGTGGCGAGGGAACCGCGAAGGGGGCCCGCGCGGCCGGGCAGCAGCCCGCCCCGTTCGGGCTGCGCAACCGCCATGGCCAACAGCCTTCCGCGCAACGTGTTTTGCGTGTGCCGGGCCGCTGAACTGCGTTGACCCGTACTCCTGTTGTCTCCGGGCGGCGTACGGCGCAAACAGCCCGGGTATCACCGAACCGGCAGAGACGGGACGTCAGCTGCCGTGGGTGATCGAGGAGTTGTTGGGTATGACGCGCTGGTACGAGGGCCCTTTGGCGGCATTCGACACGGAGACCACGGGCGTTGACGTCGAGAGCGACCGGATCGTGTCGGCCGCCCTCGTCGTCCAGGACGCCCCGGGCACGCGGCCGCGGGTGAGCCGCTGGCTGGTGAACCCGGGCGTGCCGGTGCCCGCGGAGGCGACGGCGGTGCACGGGCTGACGGAGGATCACCTGGCGCGCAACGGCCGCTGGCCGGCGCCGGTGATGCAGGAGATAGCCATGGGGCTGGCGGAGCAGGCCGGCCGGGGGCGTCCGCTGGTGGTGATGAACGCGCCGTTCGATCTGACGCTGCTGGACCGTGAGCTGCGCCGGCACCGGGCGTCGTCGCTGGCGCGCTGGTTCGAGTCGACGCCGCTGCTGGTGCTGGACCCGCGGGTGCTGGACAAGCATCTGGACCGGTACCGCAAGGGCCGTCGCACGCTGGGCGATCTGTGCGAGCAGTACGGGGTGGCGCTGGACGGCGCGCACGACGCGGCGGCGGACGCGCAGGCGGCACTGGAGGTGGTCCGGGCGGTCGGGCGGCGTTTCGCGTCCCGGCTGGAGCACCTCTCCCCCGCCGAGCTGCACACGTTGCAGGCGGTGTGGCACGCGGCACAGGCGCGGGGCCTGCAGGCGTGGTTCGCGCGCAGCGGTGTGGAGGAGGCCGTGGACCCGGCGTGGCCCCTGCGTCCGGATCTGCCGGCGGCGGCCGCGTAGGCGGCGGGGACGTCGGCCCGCGGCCCGGGGCGGTGCAAAAAGGCCGGTCCGCGCTGGCGGACCGGCCTCTCCCGGTGGGCGATACTGGGTTCGAACCAGTGACCTCTTCGGTGTGAACGAAGCGCTCTCCCACTGAGCTAATCGCCCGGGAACGCACTGAACAATACAGGTCCCGGCGGCATTCGTTCAAACCGTTCGCAGGTGGGCCGCCAGTCCCCGCCGCCCGGCGCGCATCATCAGCCAGTGGTTGGCGCGGAAGAGCGGGCGTCCCGGCACGGCGAGGCGCCGCAGCAGCGGCTTGCGCGCGTCGACCTCCTGTTCGTAGCGCACGAGGCTGCCCGTGCCGTGGGCGGTGACGGTCCAGCGCGACCAGCCGTCGACGTCCCCGGAGAGCGCGGCCTCCAGCACGCCCGCCGCGGGGTCGCGGCGCACCTCCCGGACGGTGCAGGCCATGTCGTACGGCAGCAGGGAGCGGATGCGGATCGCCGCGGTGTGCCCGTCGAGCGGGGTGACCTCGCGCACCTGCGGCCACCAGCGGGGATAGTCCTCGACCCGGACGAGCGCGGCGTACACGGCGGCGGGCGGGGCGGGCAGCAGCCAGAGGCTGCGGAAGCGGTGGTGCGTCCAGTCCATGGGCGGAGTCTGTCCTGTCCGGCGCCCGGTATCCGTGACTGAGTACGTTCTGAGTACGCACGCTCATGCCCGTGTCCGTGACGCCCGCCACACTCGCGGTCATGACCCACATTCCGTCCCCGGCCGAGGAGTTGCGGCTCCTCGACGCCGAGCTGTACCGACTGGACGCCCGCCGGGCCCAGTTGCTGGCGCGTCGCGGCTGGCTGCTCTCGCAGCTCCCGCCGGTGCCGCCACTGCCGGCCGCCGTTCCGCCGCGTCCCGAGGCCAGCGGGCCCCGGGTGCAGAACGTTCTGCTGGTGCTGGGCGGGGTGCTGCTCACCCTCGCCGCGGCGGCGTTCACGCTGGTCGGCTGGGGCCACCTGGGGATCACCGGGCGGGCCGCGGTGCTGGGCGCGGTCACGGCGGCGGCGCTGGCCGCGCCGGTGCCGCTGCTGAAGCGGGGCCTGCGCTCGACGGCCGAGTCGGTGGCGGGCCTGGGCCTGGCGCTGACGGTGCTGGACGCGTACGCCCTGTACGCCGCGGCCCTCACGGAGGCGGACGCGACGGGCTACGCGGCGGGCGCCACGGCGGTGCTGGCGGCCGGGTGGGCGGCGTACGGTCTGCTGCTCCCCCGTGCGGCGGGCCGGCCGCTGCTGCTGCCCGCCCCGGCCGCCGTCGGGGTGGCCCAGCTCCCGCTGGTCCTGCTGGCCGTCGCGGTGGGCGCGGACGCCACCGGGACCGCGGCCGCGCTGCTGGTGACGGCGGCGGCGGACACGGCGCTGGCGCTGCGCGTGATGTCCGGGCCGGCCCGGATCGCCGCCGTCGCGGGTGCGTACGGTCTGGGCGGCTGGGGCGTACTGACGGCCGCCGGACCCGGGTGGACGGCGGCGGGTCCGGGGGCCGCCGCGCCCGCGGCCGGGCTCCTGCTGCTGGCGGCGGGCATCGCGCTGGCCGGGGCGTGGGCACCGCGCGCGGGGACGGCGCGGGGCAACGCGGCCGTGGCGGGTCTGCTCGCGGTGGCGGCGCTCGGCGCGGTACCGCGGACGGTGGTGTCGGAGAGCTGGGTGGTGCCGGTGTACCTCGGCTGGGGCATCGCCCTGCTGGCCCTGCCGCGCGTCGCCCGGATCCCCGGGGTGGTGCGCCTCGGGCTCGGCGTGGCTTCGGGGGTGGTGCAGGCGCTGGCCGTGGTGGCGGCGCTGCCGGCCGTGGCCGTGGCGCTGCTCGGGCCGCTCGGCGCGCCGCTGCGCGTCTGGTCGGGGGTGCCCGCTGACGCGCGGGCGGCGGTGACGGCCGATCTGCCGTGGCCGCCCGCGAGCGGGACGGCCGTGCTGGTGCCTGCCGCGGTCGCGGCGGTCCTGGTGTGCGCGGTGCGCGAGCCCCTGTGGCGGCCGCGGGCCCTGGACGCGGCGACGGTCCTGGGATGGGCGGCGGTGCTGGTCCTGCCGCCGGTGCTGCGCCTGCCGTACGCCGTCGCGCTGGCGGTCCTGGTGGTGACGGCGGCGGCGCTGGCGGCCTGGAAGCGGCTGCTGCCGACGGTGCTCGCCCTGGTCACCTCGCTCGTCGCGGGTCTGCTCTCGCTCGCCGCCGAACCGGCCACGCTGTTGGTGTTCGCGCTGCTCACGGTCGTGTTCGCGGTGGGCGCCCGCCGTCCGGCGCCCGTGGCGGCGGCCGCGGCGTACGCCACCGCGCTGCTCTGCGCGGCGGGTGCCGCGTTCGGCTGGCAGCCCTCGCACCTCGCGCCGCCGGTGCTGCTGGTGCCGGTGGCGGCGGCGCTGTGGGCGGCGCGTACCGCGGGCGCGACCCGGGTGAGTGCCGAGGTGTCAGGCGGCGTCGCGGCCCTGGTCGCGGTCGGCCTGGCGGTGCCGGACGCGCCGATGCTGGCGCTGGTGCTGGCCCTGACCGGGGTGATCGTCGCGGGTACGGCCGTACGGCCGGACCGGCGGTTCGCCGGGCAGGTGGCGGCCGCGCTGTTCGTGCTGGCGGCGTGGGTGCGGCTGGCCGCCTGGGAGGTGGCCGTCCCGGAGGCGTACGCGCTGCCGGTGGCCGTTCCCGCCCTGGTGGTGGGCGTGCTGCGGCGGCGCCGTGACCCGCGGGCGTCGTCCTGGACGGCGTACGGTCCCGCGCTCGCCGCCGGTCTGCTGCCGAGCCTGGCCGCGGTCTGGGGTGACGCGCACTGGCAGCGGCCCCTGCTGCTGGGCGTGGCGGCGCTGCTGGTCACGCTGGCCGGTGCCCGTCACCACCTGCAGGCGCCGCTGCTGCTGGGCGGATCGGTGCTCGCCCTGGTGGCCCTGCACGAGCTGGCCCCGTACCTGGTGCAGGTGGCGGGGGCGCTGCCCCGCTGGGCGCCTCCCGCGCTCGCCGGAGCGCTGCTGCTCGCCCTCGGAGCGACGTACGAGCAGCGGCTGCGGGAGGTCCGGCGGGTGCGGGAGACGCTGGGGCGGATGGACTAGGGTCAGCCGGTCACGAGGGCATCCGGTCGCCGAGGAGGGCCAGGTTCTCGATGGCGGCGAGGCCGTACAGCGCGGTGTCGTTGGTGGACACCCAGGTGGCCTCGCTGCCCTCGACGAGGGCCATGGGCCCGGTGACCTTCTCGGTCCTCCAGGGCGCGGACTCCCTGTAGCCGTCGGAGTTGTAGAACTTGCTCCAGGCCCGCTCGGCGAGCTTCGCGTCACCGGTCTTGACGGCGGCGTAGGCGTCGAGGCGGGAGTGGCCCTGGAAGAGGATCAGGCTGCCGAAGTGGGAGCCGTAGCGGGCGGCCTGTTCGGCCTTGGTGGCGTTGAAGTAGCGGCAGTAGTCGAAGTAGGCCTCGTTGAACTCCGGCATGTCGACCAGGTCGATGAGCTCGGCGCACAGCTCGTTCAGGCCGAAGACGGCGGAGAGGTGCGAGACCCCGACGACCGGCTCGTCGGCGACGGCGAACCGGCCGGTGTCCAGGTCGTACAGGCCGGTGCCCTGGACGAAGCCGTTGGGCTGGGCGGCGATGGTCTCCATGGTGGACAGCACGCGCGCCCTGGCCTTCTCCCACTTGGGGCCCCTGCGCTCCCACTCGGTGAGCCACGCCGAGACCAGTCCGCTCCAGTCGGTGCCGAAGCCGATGGACAGGGCGTGCCGGTCGGGGGTGTACGGCTCGGTGCGGATCTTGCGGATGGGGTCGAGGACGAGGAAGGTCTCGTCGGAGTCGACGTTGGCGTGCATGAGGTCGCCGACGCGTTCGTCCGCGGTGAGGAAGTAGTAGTGGCGGCGGTAGGTGGTGTTCGCGATGCGCTGCTGCTTCGCGCTGTCGGCGTAGTGCTGGACGCCGTGCCGGGTGCCGAGGCCGGCCCAGGTGCCGAGGTGGTAGACGTCGACCTCGCCGGTGTGCCGGGTCATGGCCTCGGCGAAGCGGAAGATGTCGGCGCGGCCGGAACGCAGGTAGGCGTACCAGAGCCACAGGTCGGGCGACAGCTCGGAGTTGTCCCAGGCGTAGCCGCCGACGTCGTAGCGCCACTGGTGCCGCACCGTGTCGTAGGTGTGCATGATGTCGCCGTAGTCCCAGAAGCCGTACCACCGGCGCATCTCCACCTGGTCCTTGTAGTAGGTGAAGAGGAAGTCGAGGTGGTCCTCGATCCTGGCCTTGGCGGGGGTGGAGCGGTCGGGTTCGGCGTACAGGCCCTTGCCGAAGACGCCCGCCGCGATGAGGCGGCTGGGCGGGGCGGCGAGCTGGGGCAGGACGCGGACGGCTTCGGCCTGCTCGGCGAGCGTCTCGGCGCTCGGGGTGGACTCGTTGGCCCAGAAGAGGAGTTCGGAGGTCCGGGCGATGCCGTAGGGGGTGCCGAACCCGGGTTCGTAGTCCTCGTACGTGATGTTGAGGCCTTCGAGCTGCTCCGGGTAGGTGTCCTGGCCCAGTCCGTCGTGGTAGAAGCGCAGGTCCATGGGCTGCGCCTCGGGCGACCACAGCCAGATGGTGACCTGGGCCTCGTCGGTGTGGGCGTCGCGGATGTCGAGCTGGGCGGGGAACTTCTCCCAGAAGTCGCGCAGTCCGAACGAGAGGCCGCCGCTCGCGCCGCCGACGTAGCCGAAGCCGGAGGCGCGCCGGCCGCCGCCCGCGGCGATCCAGCCGTGCCCCTTCTTGGTGCGCTTGCGCACGGTGAAGCCGTCGGCGGAGAGCTGGGAGAGGGTGTAGTCGCCCCATTCGGGGATGTACGGGAGCCGGGTGGTGACGCGCTGGTCCCACGTCGACGGGTCGGGCAGCTTCCTGCCCTCGTACTGCGCGCCCTGCACCGCCTGGCCGGGGTCGCGGCGCAGTCCGGTGATGCCCTGGACGGCCTCGCGGAGCATGCCGGTGCCCTCGCCGCCGAGGCGGATGTGGCGGTCGTAGGACCGGTCGCGCATCGGCACGGTGAAGCGGACGCCGATGCCGCGGATGAAGTCGCCGCTGGCCTTGCCGGGTTCCTGGGTGCCGTCGTAGGTGATGGTGTGCACCATGCGGAAGGAGTCGGCGCCCGCGTAGAAGTAGAGGCGGACGGAGAACGGCAGCCAGCCGCGGTGGCCCTTGCGGTGCTTGCCGTCGATGCGGACGACGGCGCGCACCGGGCCCTCCTGCTCGACCCTCACCTCGGAGATGGCGCTGTCGAAGCGCTCGTACGTGACCGTGCCCTGGTCGCCGTCCTCGATCTCCGGCTGGCGCAGCAGCACCAGGCGGCCGTTCCTCGCGATCTCGGTGGCGCCGCGGGTGACGGACCTGACCAGGGTGGAGCCGGACGTGCCGAGCCTGGCGGTGATGACACCGGTGGAGACGTCGATGGTGCCGCCGCGCCGGCCGACGGTGACGGCCCTGGCGGGGGTCGCGGGCCGGCCGGGGGTCAGGGTGAGCTTGCCGGTGCCGGAGCTGACGGCGTGCGCGGTCCACTTCAGGGAGCCGTCGGGCCAGTAGGCGATCGGCCAGGACTGGACGGGGACCGCGGTGCCGTTCTCGTCGGTGAGGGCGAAGCTCTGGCCCTCCTGGTGGACGCCCTTGGGCCAGGGCACGCCGAGGGTGGAGCCGGGCGCGGCGCCGAGGCCGCCTTCCTCCAGCCAGTCCAGGACGACCGGTTCCGCGTCGGTGGTCCCGGCCGCGGGCGCGGCCTCGGCGTCTCGGGCGCCGAGCGCCCAGCTGAACTGGGCGGCGGCGCCGGCGACGGCGGCCGCCTTGAGGAGGGACCTGCGGGGGATCGGGGACATGGCCTTTCCTTTCCGTACGGGTACGGGGTTGCCAAGGGCATGACAGAGAGAGGTACGGCGTCCGGGGCGCCGCCCTTGCGCGGGGGTGGTGGGCACAGGTGAACGGGGGCGGCGCGCACACGCGGGTCAGCGGTGCCGGTACCGCTCCTCCACGGCGACGCCGGCCGCCGCGACGGTCCCGAGGACGGGCACCGCCAGGGGCGCGGCGAACAGGGCGGACAGGGCCACGACGGCCAGTCCGCCGACGATCAGGAAGGACCCGGCGGGGTCGAGCACGGTCCGCCGCCCGGCGGCCGTGAGCAGCCGGCGCCAGGAGGTGCCCGGGGTCCAGACCGCCGCCGCCCGCAGCAGCGCCACGGCGCAGCCGATCAGCGCGACGAGGCCGACGGCCCCGACGAGCGGCCCGCCGGGCAGACCCGCCCGGGCGGCCTCGACGTCCACCCACACCGCGGCGGCCACCACCCATCCGGCGAGCCCGACGGCCCACCCGCCGCGCGCGGCCGCCCGGAAGTCCGCGAGGAACTCCCGCCACCCGCCCGCGACATGGGACGTACGGCGCCGCAGGTGCCGGGCGCCCGCGGCGAACGCGGCGGGGTAGGTGACCAGCCCGAGGCAGGCCACGGCGATCCACACGCCGGTGAGCAGGCACTCGGCGAAGACACCGAACCGTTCGCCGGGGAAAGGTGCCTTGCGGGCGGAGCGGGCTCTCGCGCTTGCGTGCGCCATGGTGACCGTCTCAGCCCTTCAGTCCGGAGGTGGCCATGCCGTCGATGAGGTAGCGCTGGAAGGCCATGAAGAAGGCGATCACCGGTACGAGCGCCACCAGCGACATCGCGATCATGCTCCCGTAGTCGGAGATGCCCTCCTGGTCGCGGAACATCATCAGGCCGAGGGAGACGGTGTACTTCTCGGGGGTGTTGAGGTAGATCAACGGCCCCATGAAGTCGTTCCAGGCGTTGATGAAGGTGAAGATGGCGCTGGTGATGACGGCGGGGCGGCTCAGCGGCAGCACGATGGCCCAGTAGGTGCGCAGGTGCCCGCAGCCGTCGAGCTTGGCGGCCTCGTCCAGCTCACGCGGCAGCCCGCGCATGAACTGCACCATCAGGAAGACGAAGAAGGCCTCGGTGGCCAGGAACTTGCCCGCGACCAGCGGCACCAGGGTGTCGGTGAGCTCCAGGTTCCGGAAGAGCACGTACTGCGGGATGAGCAGCACGTGGTACGGCAGCAGCAGCGTGCCGATCATCAGCGTGAACAGCAGGTTCCGCCCGGCGAACCGGATCTTGGCGAAGGCGTACGCGGTCAGCGAGCTGGACAGCACGACACCGGCGACGGCGAGCAGCGCGTACACCAGCGAGTTCCAGAAGAAGCTGC
Above is a genomic segment from Streptomyces glaucescens containing:
- a CDS encoding DUF4365 domain-containing protein; this translates as MAVAQPERGGLLPGRAGPLRGSLATTACMETLQVAYLHAVAAAAGCSLSQPFPDTGIDWHVSHSAPGHTADDEATIKVQLKATYQVAPNPPGRTFSFTLDNAHLAKLARTPVSVHKILVVMLVPRPRDDWLRAGHDRLDLRHCCYWTNLAGHPVTGRHRTTVRIPTARVFDDRALCEIMTRVGTGGRP
- a CDS encoding 3'-5' exonuclease, with amino-acid sequence MTRWYEGPLAAFDTETTGVDVESDRIVSAALVVQDAPGTRPRVSRWLVNPGVPVPAEATAVHGLTEDHLARNGRWPAPVMQEIAMGLAEQAGRGRPLVVMNAPFDLTLLDRELRRHRASSLARWFESTPLLVLDPRVLDKHLDRYRKGRRTLGDLCEQYGVALDGAHDAAADAQAALEVVRAVGRRFASRLEHLSPAELHTLQAVWHAAQARGLQAWFARSGVEEAVDPAWPLRPDLPAAAA
- a CDS encoding SRPBCC family protein; this encodes MDWTHHRFRSLWLLPAPPAAVYAALVRVEDYPRWWPQVREVTPLDGHTAAIRIRSLLPYDMACTVREVRRDPAAGVLEAALSGDVDGWSRWTVTAHGTGSLVRYEQEVDARKPLLRRLAVPGRPLFRANHWLMMRAGRRGLAAHLRTV
- a CDS encoding SCO7613 C-terminal domain-containing membrane protein, which translates into the protein MPVSVTPATLAVMTHIPSPAEELRLLDAELYRLDARRAQLLARRGWLLSQLPPVPPLPAAVPPRPEASGPRVQNVLLVLGGVLLTLAAAAFTLVGWGHLGITGRAAVLGAVTAAALAAPVPLLKRGLRSTAESVAGLGLALTVLDAYALYAAALTEADATGYAAGATAVLAAGWAAYGLLLPRAAGRPLLLPAPAAVGVAQLPLVLLAVAVGADATGTAAALLVTAAADTALALRVMSGPARIAAVAGAYGLGGWGVLTAAGPGWTAAGPGAAAPAAGLLLLAAGIALAGAWAPRAGTARGNAAVAGLLAVAALGAVPRTVVSESWVVPVYLGWGIALLALPRVARIPGVVRLGLGVASGVVQALAVVAALPAVAVALLGPLGAPLRVWSGVPADARAAVTADLPWPPASGTAVLVPAAVAAVLVCAVREPLWRPRALDAATVLGWAAVLVLPPVLRLPYAVALAVLVVTAAALAAWKRLLPTVLALVTSLVAGLLSLAAEPATLLVFALLTVVFAVGARRPAPVAAAAAYATALLCAAGAAFGWQPSHLAPPVLLVPVAAALWAARTAGATRVSAEVSGGVAALVAVGLAVPDAPMLALVLALTGVIVAGTAVRPDRRFAGQVAAALFVLAAWVRLAAWEVAVPEAYALPVAVPALVVGVLRRRRDPRASSWTAYGPALAAGLLPSLAAVWGDAHWQRPLLLGVAALLVTLAGARHHLQAPLLLGGSVLALVALHELAPYLVQVAGALPRWAPPALAGALLLALGATYEQRLREVRRVRETLGRMD
- a CDS encoding carbohydrate ABC transporter permease; the protein is MTTATPTAVRGAGERRRTGSIAWHAGALLVLAVVLYPVIWVVGASFKPSKDIIASLDLLPTEPVWENFSGLADGISGISISSFFWNSLVYALLAVAGVVLSSSLTAYAFAKIRFAGRNLLFTLMIGTLLLPYHVLLIPQYVLFRNLELTDTLVPLVAGKFLATEAFFVFLMVQFMRGLPRELDEAAKLDGCGHLRTYWAIVLPLSRPAVITSAIFTFINAWNDFMGPLIYLNTPEKYTVSLGLMMFRDQEGISDYGSMIAMSLVALVPVIAFFMAFQRYLIDGMATSGLKG